One window of the Octopus sinensis linkage group LG9, ASM634580v1, whole genome shotgun sequence genome contains the following:
- the LOC115215410 gene encoding uncharacterized protein LOC115215410 — protein sequence MQEDWCQGDDIDDDYNSLIGKLKECLRNAKGVCPREKKGRISGEITKLLEKSKNMKRTIEDHLEYSILSRVIRQQLKKDFEAYRMEKLLKAAEEKKSPKKCKRDMVLYRSEVTALKNIDGIPVNEKSEMEKVCEDFYTKLFKSTRNVQPLPPLQQEENVPPILVSEVERAIGSMKNGKAPGKDGITSEVLKSGREQLWKILAERFTHYLDEGRIPSQWKESNTILLYKMGDREDLKNYRPICLLSHVYKLFTNNNRGSKQASGRTTTQWNIYLL from the coding sequence ATGCAGGAAGACTGGTGCCAAGGAGACGACATAGACGATGACTACAACTCACTGATAGGGAAACTGAAGGAGTGTTTAAGGAACGCTAAGGGTGTATGCCcaagagaaaagaagggaagaatctCGGGAGAAATTACGAAGTTACTCGAGAAGAGTAAAAATATGAAGAGGACTATTGAAGATCACCTTGAATATTCCATTCTCAGCAGAGTGATTCGTCAGCAACTAAAGAAAGACTTTGAGGCATACCGGATGGAGAAGCTCTTGAAGGCCGCAGAGGAAAAGAAGAGCCCCAAGAAATGCAAGAGGGACATGGTGTTATATAGATCGGAGGTGACGGCCCTGAAAAATATAGATGGAATACCGGTCAACGAGAAGAGCGAGATGGAAAAAGTTTGTGAAGACTTCTACACCAAGCTCTTTAAGTCTACCAGAAATGTCCAGCCGTTACCACCACTCCAACAGGAAGAAAACGTGCCACCTATCCTTGTCAGTGAGGTTGAAAGAGCCATCGGCTCGATGAAAAACGGAAAGGCTCCAGGGAAAGACGGTATAACATCGGAGGTGCTAAAGTCAGGCAGAGAGCAGCTCTGGAAAATCCTCGCTGAGCGATTTACGCACTATCTAGACGAGGGAAGAATTCCCTCGCAGTGGAAAGAGTCAAATACCATCCTGCTGTATAAGATGGGCGACAGAGAAGatctaaagaactaccgacccaTATGCCTGCTGTCTCACGTGTACAAGCTGTTCACGAACAACAACCGAGGGAGCAAGCAGGCTTCCGGAAGAACTACAACACAATGGAACATATATTTGCTCTAA